The sequence CCGTCCGCCAGCTCACCGCTGACCCGCAGCGCCTGCGGCCCCATCGCGGCGACCAGCACGGGGACACCGCTCTCGGCGCCCGGTACACGCGCCGGGACCGGGGTGGTGGCGGTGAGCAGCTCACCGTGGAAGTCGGCCGTGCCGGTCTGTGTCAACTGCCTGAGTGCGATGAGGAATTCACGCAGACGGGCGATGGGGCGCTCGAAGGGCAGGCCGAAGCCGGTCTCCGTCAGCAGTTTGGTGCCCAGGGCCAGACCGAGGTGGTAGCGGCCGTGCGTCGCGGCCTGGGCCGTCTGGGCCTGGCTGGAGACGAGCAGTGGGTGCCGGCCGAAGACGGGGATCGCGGAGGTGCCCACATGCAGTCCGGGCACCGCGCGCCCGACGATCGCGGCGAGCTGGGGTGAGTCCGCGCCGAAGGTCTGGCCGAACCAGGCCGACCGCAGACCGGCGGCCGCGGCCTCCTGGGCCTGCTGCACGGTGGCGTCGACCTGGTTCCGCGCGTCGGACGCGTTGATGGCTACTCCAACAGTCATGCCAGTCAGAACGGGCGCCCGCCGGACCCGCATTCCAGTCCGCGTGTGACAGCTTCTTGTCAGTCATGTGTACAGGAGCCGTACCTCCCCGCAGCAGAGGCGCATCACCCCCGTCACCGTCACCGAGAACGGTCGGCCCACCTTCAGCGCGACGGCGCGGACGCGGCGCCGGTGGTGGGTTTCGTAACGCGGTGGCTTCGTGGGTCGTCCGTGCGATCCCGTGGGTCGTCACCGGCGACATGCTCACACCATGACTGACATCCCCCACCACAACACCGCGGAACCGCAGCGCGACCCCGAGCCGTCGGACGTTCCCGCGGGTGCCACCCGCAGGTCCGTCATAGCCGGCCTGGGCGGCGCCACCCTCGGAGTGGCCGCGCTGGGTCTCGCCGCCACGCGGGCGACCGCCGCCACCGAGCACCACGCCGTGGCCCGGCCGGCCGTCGCCTGCGTCCTCACGCCCGAGCAGACCGAGGGGCCGTACTACCTGGACCTGGAGACGGTCCGCAAGAACATCACAGAGGGGAAGGCGGGCGTTCCGCTGACCCTTCGCGTGACGGTGGTCGACGCGGCGACCTGCGCCCCGCTGCCCCGGACGGCGGTCGACATCTGGCACTGCGACGCCCTCGGCGTCTACTCCGGTTATGTCGCCGGAGGTTCCACCCCGGACACCACCTTCCTGCGCGGCGTGCAGCTGACCGACTCCGCCGGTGTCGCGGAGTTCACCACCGTCTACCCCGGCTGGTACGTCGGCCGGGCCCTCCACATCCATGTCAAGACGCATGCGGGAGGCACCGTGTCGGGAGGGACGTACCACGGCGGCCACGTGTCCCATACGGGCCAGCTCTACTTCCCCGAGGCGTACAACACCAGGATCGCCGCCCTGACCCCGTACCGGAACAACACGGCCACCCGCACGCTCAACGCACGGGACGGCATCTACCGCAACGGCGGGTCCTCGACCCTGCTGACCCTCACCCAGGCAGGCAGCGACCTCGGCCAGGGAGTGACCGGAACCGTCGTCCTCGGTATCGACCCCGCCGCCACACCCTGACGCACCCGAACGCCTGCGGTGGCCGGCCCCGCCACGGTGTCGGCCATCGCATCCGTGACGGCGGCCGCTCCGCTCCCGCCGAAGCCGGCCGGCGCGGTTTTCGCGGAGACACATGGCTGAAGGCGATGGTTTCGTTCCCGGGCGGTGCGGCCAGGAATCGGGGATGAGCCGGAGTCGAACATGTGAGGTGTGCGGTGCGGCGCTGATCGTGAGGCCGCACGGGGGCCGGCCGGCTCGATACTGCTCCAGCGCCTGCCGGCAGCGGGCGATGCGGCGACGGGCCGCTTCGGGTACCACGCCCGCGGACTCGACGGCCGGTAGGAGCGCCCTGCCGCCGACGCTCGACTCCTTCGTCGGCCGGCGGCACGAACTGTCGGGCCTGCGCACCCTCCTGAGGAGCTCGCGCCTCCTCACACTGACCGGTGCGGGCGGTGTGGGCAAGACCCGGCTGGCGCTCGAGTTCGCCAAGGGATTACCGAAGCGCTTCGCACGAGTCGACCTCGTGGAACTCGCCTCGCTCCAGGACGGCGCGCTGCTGACGCAGTCCCTGGCCGCTGCGCTGGGGGTGGGCGAACGAGCGGGCCGGACCGGCGTCGACGTGCTGGTCCGGGCGATCGGTGACGCCTCCCGGGTGCTGATTCTGGACAACTGCGAGCACCTGGCCGAGCCGTGCGCCCGGCTCGCGGCGACCTTGCTGGGCCGCTGCCCCCGGCTGCGGATCCTGGCCACCAGCCGGGAGGCCCTGAGGGTGCCCGGAGAGACCGTGTTCCGGGTCGGCGAGCTGTCCCTGCCGCCGGCCGACGCCGGAGACGATGTGACGGCCCTCATGCGGTCCGATGCCGTACGGCTCTTCGTCGACCGCGCCGCGAGCAACTCCCCGGGGTTCACGCTGCACCGCGGCAACGGCCACCTGGTGGCCGAGATCTGCCGGCGCCTGGACGGTCTGACACTCGCCGTCGAACTCGCGGCCCGCCACGTCGGTTCGCTCGCGCTGAGCGACATCCTGGCAGGGCTGGACGACCGGTTCTCCCAGCTGGACCTGCTGACCGGGGGAAGCAGAACCGGACCCCCACGCCACAGCGGGCTCGCCGCAGCGGTCGACTGGAGCCATCGGCTGCTGGATCCGGCCGAGCAGGCGGTCTTCCGGCGTCTCTCGGTCCTGGTCGGCGGGTTCGACGTGACCGCCGCGCAAACAGTCTGCGCCGGTGGCGGCATAGGCCGGCGGCAGGTCCTCCGCATCCTGTGCGCCCTGGAAGCGAAGTCGCTCGTCGTACGTCTGCCGGGAGAGACGGCGCCCACCCGCTTCAGACAGTTGAGCGCCATCCGTGCCTGTGCCCTGGACCGTCTGCGCGCCTCCGGCGAGCTGTACGCCACCTTGCGCCGGGCGCTCGCGTGGCTGACCGAGCTGGCCGAACGGGGTCGCGGGGACGTGTTCGCCGACCAGGCCGGCAGCCCGCTGGCGGCGGAACGGGACAATCTCGCCTCGGTACTGGCCCGCAGCGCCGGCCACGGCGATGCCGTACGGGTGCGGCTGACACTGGAGCTGGCGCGTGTGCACTACCAGCAGGAGCAGCCGTCGGCCGCCCGTGCGCTGCTCACCGGACTGCTGCGGGGAGCCGGGGGCCGGGCGCTGGGCGGGCAGGTACCGGCGCTCGCCGCACGAGTGGCCTGCCAGCAGGCCGATCTGGACGAGGCACTGCGCCTGGGCGAGCAGGCGGTGCGGAGCGAGCGGATGCGCCGTGACGCCGCCGGACTGGCCAACGCCCTGGACGCCCGGGCGGCGGCGCGGCTGTGCCGCGGTGAGTTCGCCGAGGCCGTCGCGGATCTCAGGGAGTGCCTGGAGGCCGTCGCTTCCCCCGGCAGGCCACAGGACACCGCTTGGTGCACCCATCACCTGGCCTGGGCGCTGCTTCAGGCCGGCGGGGAGCTGGAGGCCGACGAACTGATGTCACGGTGTCTGCCCGTGCTGAGGCGGCAAGCGCCGTGGCCCCGCACCGCGGCCGCCCTGCACACCGCGGGGGCCGTACGGCTGGCCCTGGGGCGTCTGCGCAGCGCGGAAACCCTGTTCGCCGAGGTGCTGCGGATCGCTCCAGGGGCCAGTTTCCATGCTCTGTACCCCGTGGAGGGCCTGGCTCTCGTGGCCGCGGAGAGCGGCGACATGCAGCGTGCGCTGCGGCTGTACGAGGCGAGCGTGCAGGCGCGGCGCCGCCTGGACACCGAACCCGAGGCTCCCTGGCGGCACAGGATGGAACAGGCGGCGGCGCGTGCCCGGACACGGCTGTCGGCAGCGGCGCAGGAGGCTGCCGTCGCCGGTGCCCGTGGGCTGTGCGGAGAGCGGCTGGTCGCGTACGCGCTCGGCGCGGGGAGCGGCAAGGACCGGACGGGGCGCGATGTCCGGGCCGCCGACGAGCGGCTCCGGCTCACCGTGAGGGAGTCCACGGTGGCCGAACTCGTCGCCGAAGGGCTGACCAACCGGCAGATCGCGGACCGGCTCGGCCTTTCGATCCACACGGTCGCCACGCACCTGGACAAGATCCGCGACAAGCTGGGCCTCCGCTCTCGCACGCAGATCGCACTGTGGGCAGTCGCACGGACCGAGGATGGGTGCACAGCCCGGCGGTGAGCACCTGGAAAACGGGAGAAGCCCAAGGGGGGCTGCCTGCATCTCCATTCATGCCGGGCCTGCCTGTCGTGACACAGATGTCGATGTGGTTCCGCCGCGCGTCTCCATACCCTGGTCCGGATGACGTGTACGAGTCAGATCGAAGGTCCGCTACCGGCGCAGCGTCAGCTGGTCACACGTCGCCTGTGCCGCGACGTCGGCGCGGTCGTGGCCGCCGTCCACTACCGCCGGTCACCCGGGCATCCCTTCCCGGCCCCGTACGACGACTGCCTGGCCGCGGCCCGCCACGTCGCCGACAGCGTCACGGACTACGGGGCGCGACGTGATCGCCTGGCCGTGGCGGGTGACAGTGCGGGCGCCAATCTCGCCGCCGTGATCGCCCAGACCTTCCGCGACGAGCACCGCCCGCTGGCCGCCCAGCTCCTGGCCTACCCGCCGACCGATTCCGACGGGGACTACCCGTCTCGCACCCAGAACGCCACCGGGTACATGCTCACCAGCGAGAACATCGCCGACATCCAGTACCTCTACGCCGGGAACGACCCCGTCGTAGTCACTACGAACACCTCGCCGCCGGCGGCTTCCAGGCTCATACACGGCTTCCTGAACATGTTCCCCGTCTCCGCCCGTGCCCACGCCGCTACTGCCGAACTGTTCGCTCAGCTCGAACAGCGCCTCTGACAACCAGCCGTGTCACCGCGAGGAGTGGGCCGACCTCGTCCGTGGCGTTGTGAGGGCTGCCGGAATCGCGCTCGACGGTGATCCGGACGGCTGGCGCTGGATCGTCGTCCTCCACGCTCTGGGCCGATCACGCTCTGAGCCGATCCATGTGGCCGCCTCGAAAGCGCACGGCTGCCTGCGGACCGCGTGCGGGCCCTCCGCTCGCATACCGTGTCCGGAGCCGTTGCCCCCGGTGTGCGCATGCCGCTGTGGCCGCGGTGGTGCCTCGTCTGCCGGCGCCTCGAAAGGGCGCACCGCGGTCGTCACGGGCGCGGGCAGCGGGATCAGGCCCGCCACCGCGCTGCGCCTCGCCGCCGGTTCCGGCCCGGGATCTTGGTCGGTCTGAGGGTCGGGTGGCGAAGCACCGCTGTGGTGATCGTCACGAGGGTTCTCGGGGGCCATTGCGTACGCTGTTCCCGGTAGTACGGGGGCCCGCCCGGGGGTGATGCCGACCCCGAGCAGCCCGTCCGATCGCCTGATGCCTCTCCAGGGAAGTCAGCGCTCGGTCAGCATCAGTCCTGAAGAATCTGGGGAGAGCTGCCCGAACACGCGACTGACTGTAAGGTGTGGAAACAGCCCTTGAACTGCAAGAACGCAGGCAGGGAGCTCAATTCAGGGAGTTCTGAATGCTGCGCACCATGTTCAAGTCCAAGATCTAGTGTTTGGGTGTTTTTGCAGGTCAGAGGCTTGATGGCCTCGCTCGGGTCAGCAAACGGTCAGCATTGGGCGCGGGAGCGTCCCAGCTTGCTGACCAGCTGGCCGTCATGACGGGCGACCGGGACACAGGCGCCTGACTCTCGCTTGAGACGTTCGCTGCATGCCTCGACAGCTCGTCCGCGGCGTGGATCCTGAGTGAGTGGGCTGCGTTCGGGGCCGAAGCGGCGTGCCTTATGGATGCCGCCTGCCCCCTCCGGCCGCTGTCGCCACCTCGCCCGCCCCGGTGTCGTTCTCGTCCACTGCGCCGGCGTCATGGGCCTCGGCTTCGACACCGTCGTCATTCCCGACGCCGGGACCGAAGCCGCAGTCCACTCCACCGCGGCGGCCCTCCGCGTGACCTGTTGCATCACGATCACCCGCGCCCGCAAGCGGGGCTGGTCCTCGGTCGGCAGGGCAGCCGGTTGCCGCACCACCCGGGGGCTGCACGGGTAGGCCATGATGCGCCAAGGGGTCCTTGCACTATGAGCGTCCACGGTGTGAGGTGTCCGAGGGAAGGGCGGGCGGCGCCCGACCCGTACGTACGACAGGGGAGCCCCGTATCCACCGTTCCGCCGCCTCCCAGCAGCGATACTGGATGCATGGATACGACGATCACAGCCCCCCGTGCCGAGGTGCTGCGAGACCGCTACCGCAGCCGACTGCCCGAGTGCTTGCAGGAGCTGGCCGGCCCCGTCGAGGGCAACGTGGATCTGCCGCTCCACATCGTCTGGTCCGGGAGGACGAGCTACAGTCTGGACCGTCCGAAGTCCCGCATGACGCTCTACCGGACCGTCCTCGCAGAAGGACTGAGTGAGGACCTGGTGGTTCTCCTGCACCACCGGCTGCTCACCGAGCAGTGGCCCGTGCTGCGGCGCTTGATCAGTCCCTACATCCGCGAGGTCTGGGAGGACGCCTTCCCCGAGCTCCTCCGCACCGGTCTCGCTGACACGACCGCCGCGTGAAGCTCACTCCGCTCCACGAGCGTCTCCTCGCCGACATCCTCGACCTCGGCTCCCCCTACCCTCTGGTCCTCACCGGCGGTTACGCCGTGCAGGCCCACGGCCTGGTCGAACGCTTCAGCCGTGACCTCGACGTCGCCACCGAGAACCCCGCTCCGATGCAGGAGATCGTCGCCTCACTCACAGCAGGTCTCAGCGCGCGCGGATGGCGGACCACGCACGTCCAGACCGATCCGCTCAGCGGCCGGTTCCTCGTCACCGATCCGGACACCGGCGAGGAGTGCGAGGTCGA is a genomic window of Streptomyces griseochromogenes containing:
- a CDS encoding alpha/beta hydrolase fold domain-containing protein, which codes for MTCTSQIEGPLPAQRQLVTRRLCRDVGAVVAAVHYRRSPGHPFPAPYDDCLAAARHVADSVTDYGARRDRLAVAGDSAGANLAAVIAQTFRDEHRPLAAQLLAYPPTDSDGDYPSRTQNATGYMLTSENIADIQYLYAGNDPVVVTTNTSPPAASRLIHGFLNMFPVSARAHAATAELFAQLEQRL
- a CDS encoding intradiol ring-cleavage dioxygenase, translated to MTDIPHHNTAEPQRDPEPSDVPAGATRRSVIAGLGGATLGVAALGLAATRATAATEHHAVARPAVACVLTPEQTEGPYYLDLETVRKNITEGKAGVPLTLRVTVVDAATCAPLPRTAVDIWHCDALGVYSGYVAGGSTPDTTFLRGVQLTDSAGVAEFTTVYPGWYVGRALHIHVKTHAGGTVSGGTYHGGHVSHTGQLYFPEAYNTRIAALTPYRNNTATRTLNARDGIYRNGGSSTLLTLTQAGSDLGQGVTGTVVLGIDPAATP
- a CDS encoding LLM class F420-dependent oxidoreductase produces the protein MTVGVAINASDARNQVDATVQQAQEAAAAGLRSAWFGQTFGADSPQLAAIVGRAVPGLHVGTSAIPVFGRHPLLVSSQAQTAQAATHGRYHLGLALGTKLLTETGFGLPFERPIARLREFLIALRQLTQTGTADFHGELLTATTPVPARVPGAESGVPVLVAAMGPQALRVSGELADGILPYLAGPRALAEHIVPALTAAAEAVGRPAPRIVALVPGVVTDDVDAVRAKVTDNLAFYEQIPSYARVIELSGGRRAADVAVIGNEKAVEAEVRRYRDAGATEVVFSGTEIAGEAARRRTWALLGELAG
- a CDS encoding ATP-binding protein is translated as MRRRAASGTTPADSTAGRSALPPTLDSFVGRRHELSGLRTLLRSSRLLTLTGAGGVGKTRLALEFAKGLPKRFARVDLVELASLQDGALLTQSLAAALGVGERAGRTGVDVLVRAIGDASRVLILDNCEHLAEPCARLAATLLGRCPRLRILATSREALRVPGETVFRVGELSLPPADAGDDVTALMRSDAVRLFVDRAASNSPGFTLHRGNGHLVAEICRRLDGLTLAVELAARHVGSLALSDILAGLDDRFSQLDLLTGGSRTGPPRHSGLAAAVDWSHRLLDPAEQAVFRRLSVLVGGFDVTAAQTVCAGGGIGRRQVLRILCALEAKSLVVRLPGETAPTRFRQLSAIRACALDRLRASGELYATLRRALAWLTELAERGRGDVFADQAGSPLAAERDNLASVLARSAGHGDAVRVRLTLELARVHYQQEQPSAARALLTGLLRGAGGRALGGQVPALAARVACQQADLDEALRLGEQAVRSERMRRDAAGLANALDARAAARLCRGEFAEAVADLRECLEAVASPGRPQDTAWCTHHLAWALLQAGGELEADELMSRCLPVLRRQAPWPRTAAALHTAGAVRLALGRLRSAETLFAEVLRIAPGASFHALYPVEGLALVAAESGDMQRALRLYEASVQARRRLDTEPEAPWRHRMEQAAARARTRLSAAAQEAAVAGARGLCGERLVAYALGAGSGKDRTGRDVRAADERLRLTVRESTVAELVAEGLTNRQIADRLGLSIHTVATHLDKIRDKLGLRSRTQIALWAVARTEDGCTARR